The proteins below are encoded in one region of Brachyspira intermedia PWS/A:
- a CDS encoding glycosyltransferase family 9 protein, translating to MRILFCQLRNHGDIIRTFPSIEAIKINNPNYFIGYTCFEEMQETCSLCKSIDIIIPQPKFSPVTDTQGGTRILDCSIFYETIEKVKKEKFDLYIDFHGVFQSAIFGMMCNIKHRLGRSKETSKDGASLFYTDIYSIKEKNINRMFRHFDLCQKIFPNIKPIINNYAQNNNNIISIFPGSSKMGILKRLNINKYLELANLLSKKSEVQFVLGKEDDDLIEVVKKSGFNFIITNYLEIILDKIINSKIVIGNDCAYTHLAIWKNIPTIMICGPTSEVINGVWKFGKGKTIKIESDCICSDIWNNKCHNNHKCMENITIDYILDSIEEFI from the coding sequence ATGAGAATATTATTTTGTCAATTAAGAAATCATGGAGATATAATTAGAACTTTTCCTTCTATAGAAGCAATAAAGATCAATAATCCAAATTATTTTATAGGATATACATGTTTTGAAGAAATGCAAGAAACTTGTTCTCTTTGTAAAAGTATAGATATTATAATACCACAGCCAAAATTCTCACCAGTAACAGATACACAGGGAGGAACTAGAATATTAGACTGTTCAATATTTTATGAAACAATTGAAAAAGTCAAAAAAGAAAAATTTGATTTATATATTGATTTTCATGGAGTTTTTCAAAGTGCAATATTTGGCATGATGTGTAATATAAAACATAGATTAGGAAGAAGTAAAGAAACTTCAAAAGATGGTGCTAGTTTATTTTATACGGATATTTACTCTATAAAAGAGAAAAATATTAATAGAATGTTTAGGCATTTTGATTTATGCCAAAAGATTTTCCCAAATATAAAACCTATAATTAATAATTATGCCCAAAACAACAATAATATTATAAGTATATTTCCTGGAAGCAGTAAAATGGGAATATTAAAAAGATTAAATATAAATAAATATCTAGAGTTGGCAAATTTGCTTTCAAAAAAATCAGAAGTACAGTTTGTGCTTGGAAAAGAAGATGATGATTTGATAGAAGTTGTAAAGAAATCAGGATTTAATTTTATCATCACAAATTATTTAGAAATTATTTTAGATAAAATTATTAATAGTAAAATAGTAATAGGTAATGATTGTGCTTATACACATTTAGCTATTTGGAAAAATATTCCCACAATAATGATATGTGGTCCTACATCTGAAGTTATAAATGGAGTTTGGAAATTCGGAAAAGGAAAAACTATAAAAATAGAAAGTGATTGTATATGTAGTGATATATGGAATAATAAATGCCATAATAATCATAAATGCATGGAAAATATTACTATAGATTATATATTAGATAGTATTGAAGAATTTATTTAA
- a CDS encoding dTMP kinase: protein MNVFDELYKVFNSIIDNNNIKSPIPIFSFEGLPGVGKTTQIKKVSKYLSEKVGKVHYIDLPTSSPIGSILKSLYSDEKKWNEIRIKNPWLNPVMLSTDLIISINNAVENGAKYAVMSRGILSTYYYNIDAYGEEDINIIWSKMQYHMKAFYKPTAIIFMNLPEEEAHKRILKRNRGPLREMDKIEKMKKDRLVFDDFIKRLENIPIHYIDALGSEEEVTDKIIKELKIYL, encoded by the coding sequence ATGAATGTTTTTGATGAGCTATACAAAGTCTTTAATAGTATTATAGATAATAACAATATTAAATCACCTATTCCAATATTTTCTTTTGAAGGATTGCCAGGAGTTGGAAAAACAACTCAAATTAAAAAAGTTTCAAAATATTTAAGTGAAAAAGTAGGTAAAGTACATTATATAGATTTACCAACTTCATCACCTATAGGAAGCATTCTTAAATCACTATATTCAGATGAGAAAAAATGGAATGAAATAAGAATAAAAAATCCTTGGCTCAATCCTGTTATGCTTTCAACGGATTTAATAATATCTATTAATAATGCAGTGGAAAATGGCGCTAAATATGCAGTTATGTCAAGAGGAATTTTATCCACATATTATTATAATATCGATGCTTATGGGGAAGAGGATATAAATATAATATGGTCAAAAATGCAATATCATATGAAAGCTTTTTATAAACCTACTGCAATAATTTTTATGAACCTACCAGAAGAAGAGGCTCATAAACGTATCTTAAAAAGAAATAGAGGTCCTTTAAGAGAAATGGACAAGATAGAAAAAATGAAAAAAGATAGATTGGTATTTGATGATTTCATAAAACGTTTAGAAAATATACCAATTCATTATATAGATGCATTAGGCAGCGAAGAAGAAGTAACAGATAAAATTATAAAAGAGTTAAAAATATATCTATGA
- the rseP gene encoding RIP metalloprotease RseP, protein MSWIGAIILLSVLVFVHEMGHLLAGLAVGIKAEAFSIGFGPILFKKEIKGIDFRFSAIPFGGYCKFKGEIAEDGKVEEGDFLNMSPLKRIIVYFAGPFFNYLFAFVLLAVLVSMPSKIDLYSPTVSVFKDGRYMHSKSGITLAYEYGIQSGDTITAINGIKVESDNDILKTINDEAIQKAAENITFTLNRNGETLDIVIPSVEMLKALSGERALGLYFGNDLIIKNVIADSAASEAGLMAGDKIISINGMNANNIADFRPIVMDNASQKINITILRNGEEITREAIPRPVTSKALGTYGSLGVEFDSTPMRVEKVAGIPFPKSIPEAFKETGNYIVSYVNGLKLLFTGKLSVRENLGGPVRIIQISSQVISVDIEYRLRTILSFTATISLILFLMNLLPLPVVDGGMIVFSFIELIMRRPIDRKVLTKIQAVGAAFLITLAIFITINDITQLFR, encoded by the coding sequence TTGAGTTGGATAGGCGCTATTATACTATTAAGTGTGCTTGTATTTGTTCATGAGATGGGGCATTTACTTGCGGGCTTAGCGGTTGGAATAAAGGCTGAGGCTTTCTCTATAGGTTTCGGCCCTATACTTTTTAAAAAAGAAATTAAAGGGATAGACTTTAGATTTTCTGCAATACCTTTCGGAGGATACTGCAAATTTAAAGGTGAAATTGCTGAAGACGGAAAAGTAGAAGAGGGAGATTTTTTAAATATGTCTCCTTTAAAAAGAATAATAGTTTATTTTGCAGGTCCTTTCTTTAATTATCTATTTGCTTTTGTACTTTTAGCTGTATTGGTTTCTATGCCATCAAAGATAGATTTATATTCGCCTACTGTATCAGTATTCAAAGACGGAAGATATATGCATTCAAAATCAGGCATAACATTAGCTTATGAATACGGAATACAAAGCGGAGATACTATAACTGCTATAAACGGTATAAAAGTAGAATCTGATAATGACATATTAAAAACAATAAATGATGAAGCTATACAGAAAGCTGCTGAAAATATAACTTTCACATTAAACAGAAACGGTGAAACTTTAGATATAGTAATACCTTCTGTAGAAATGTTAAAGGCATTAAGCGGAGAGAGAGCATTAGGATTATATTTTGGAAATGACCTTATAATAAAAAATGTAATTGCTGATTCTGCTGCTTCCGAAGCAGGGCTTATGGCAGGCGATAAAATAATATCTATCAATGGAATGAATGCCAATAATATAGCGGATTTTAGACCTATAGTAATGGATAATGCTTCTCAAAAAATCAATATCACAATTCTTAGAAATGGTGAAGAGATCACAAGAGAGGCTATACCAAGACCTGTAACTTCAAAAGCACTTGGAACTTATGGAAGTTTGGGAGTAGAGTTTGACAGCACTCCTATGAGAGTTGAAAAAGTAGCAGGAATACCTTTTCCAAAATCTATACCGGAGGCTTTCAAAGAAACAGGTAATTATATTGTTTCATATGTAAATGGATTAAAACTTCTATTCACAGGTAAATTATCAGTTCGCGAGAATTTGGGAGGCCCTGTTAGAATAATACAGATTTCTTCTCAGGTTATTTCTGTTGATATAGAGTACAGACTTAGAACTATACTCTCATTCACAGCTACTATAAGTTTGATACTTTTCCTTATGAATCTTCTTCCTCTTCCTGTAGTAGACGGAGGTATGATAGTATTTTCATTTATAGAGCTAATTATGAGAAGACCTATAGACAGAAAAGTTTTAACTAAGATACAGGCTGTAGGTGCTGCTTTCTTAATAACTTTAGCTATATTCATCACTATTAATGATATAACACAGTTGTTCAGATAA
- a CDS encoding CHAT domain-containing protein has translation MIEYKSYIVTQNRDYFLSHNMEYINLKNSSIKKILKNNKKDNSLINIFLYDNDKNKLYGYYEIDFNNRKQIDDNYISINISDNYKRRRGIYYKLEDKYSDFSIYEIDLKTFSKLKDRLILLNDNISQTFFSCSIDNNIFKYQAIETYPSLYVAEYEKHFDNKAYESIYKEYIRLLKYSNSENNNIDRYIELGSYLMNMLIPEKDFRVHLLDGFRIVYLHLDDKTYSIPWDILSYDGKFLSENIIFSYSNASNILHNKKSDNKKLKMAIISIPNDDISYDKQEIDSILSLQNNIKNIEIDLYKKEHNYFEFVKILESYDIVHIITHGYKDGIKLSEDYILNSVTALQNPPSLIFINACNMEEADNKLTKSLLSSGVATVISGIGSLADGKYLDFIYSFYSNLLHKYARINTAQAYYFAYVEVKEFYKGFIRYRFNGVPIYV, from the coding sequence ATGATAGAATATAAATCATATATAGTAACACAAAATAGAGATTATTTTTTATCTCATAATATGGAATATATTAATTTGAAGAATTCTTCTATAAAAAAGATTTTAAAAAATAATAAAAAAGATAATAGTTTAATAAATATATTCCTTTATGATAATGATAAAAATAAATTATATGGTTATTATGAAATAGATTTTAATAATAGAAAACAAATTGATGATAATTATATAAGCATAAATATAAGCGATAATTATAAAAGAAGACGCGGAATATATTATAAATTAGAAGATAAATACTCTGATTTTTCAATATATGAAATAGATTTAAAAACATTTTCAAAATTAAAAGACAGATTAATACTTTTAAATGATAATATATCTCAGACATTTTTTTCATGTTCTATAGATAATAATATTTTCAAATACCAAGCTATAGAAACATATCCTTCACTTTATGTAGCAGAATATGAAAAACATTTTGACAATAAAGCTTATGAAAGCATATATAAAGAATATATCCGTTTATTAAAATATTCAAATAGTGAAAATAATAATATAGATAGATATATAGAGCTTGGAAGCTATTTAATGAATATGCTCATTCCTGAAAAAGACTTTAGGGTACATTTGCTTGACGGATTTAGAATAGTTTATTTGCATCTTGATGATAAAACATATAGTATTCCTTGGGATATACTTTCTTATGACGGTAAATTTTTATCAGAGAATATAATTTTTTCATATAGCAATGCATCCAACATTTTACACAATAAAAAATCAGATAATAAAAAATTAAAAATGGCTATTATTTCAATACCAAATGATGATATATCATATGATAAACAAGAAATTGATTCTATTCTGTCATTACAAAATAATATAAAAAATATAGAAATAGATTTATACAAAAAAGAGCATAATTATTTTGAGTTTGTAAAAATATTGGAAAGCTATGATATAGTACATATTATAACTCATGGATATAAAGACGGAATAAAATTAAGCGAGGATTATATACTAAATTCAGTAACAGCATTACAAAATCCTCCTTCGCTTATTTTTATTAATGCATGCAATATGGAAGAAGCTGATAATAAACTTACAAAATCACTGCTTTCTTCTGGAGTAGCTACAGTTATTTCCGGAATTGGTTCTTTAGCTGACGGTAAATACTTAGATTTTATTTATAGTTTTTACAGTAATTTACTTCATAAATATGCCCGAATCAATACAGCACAAGCATATTATTTTGCTTATGTAGAAGTTAAAGAGTTTTATAAAGGTTTTATACGATATAGATTTAATGGAGTTCCTATATATGTTTAA
- a CDS encoding N-acetylmuramoyl-L-alanine amidase: MFKLIRFIYLLIIILAFTSCNNNENITPIRTRKIAPKVSSAFKSPAYNLRIKYIILHYTALNDDLSFKVLTDPGVSAHYLITTKKDEPIYKLVDDGDRAWHAGITMFDNRYSMNDSSIGIEIVNLGFLKKVTNTYEELNRMTQKQRDELFFTSYDEYIEFEESQIEKVAYLLKDLIEKYEIKPYNILGHSDIAPYRKKDPGPKFPWKRLHDEYNLGIWYDEYDYSNFLNDDEYKKAKVMDIKEEFIKYGYTSMPTNNVWDLDSRKVIYAFQCHFRPEKIDGNIDNETYAVIRALNLKVKKINEMDERSKANNFLTNTFFTNIFISNNIISTNWNYNTNRSFRK, from the coding sequence ATGTTTAAATTGATTAGATTTATATATTTATTAATAATAATATTGGCATTTACATCATGTAATAATAATGAGAATATAACACCTATAAGAACTAGAAAAATAGCACCGAAAGTTTCAAGTGCTTTCAAATCTCCAGCATATAATTTAAGAATAAAATATATTATACTTCATTACACTGCTTTAAATGATGATTTATCATTCAAAGTATTGACTGATCCCGGAGTATCTGCTCATTATCTCATAACTACAAAAAAAGATGAGCCTATATATAAACTTGTAGATGATGGAGACCGAGCTTGGCATGCTGGTATTACTATGTTTGATAACAGATATAGTATGAATGATTCCTCAATCGGTATAGAAATAGTGAATTTAGGATTCCTAAAAAAAGTTACTAATACTTATGAAGAATTAAATAGAATGACGCAAAAGCAAAGAGATGAATTATTCTTTACTTCTTATGATGAATATATAGAATTTGAAGAAAGTCAAATAGAGAAAGTAGCATACTTACTTAAAGACTTAATAGAGAAATATGAAATAAAACCTTATAATATATTAGGCCATTCTGATATAGCGCCATATAGAAAAAAAGATCCAGGTCCTAAATTCCCATGGAAAAGACTTCATGATGAATATAATTTGGGCATTTGGTATGATGAATATGATTACAGCAACTTTTTAAATGATGATGAATATAAAAAAGCAAAAGTAATGGATATAAAAGAAGAGTTTATAAAATACGGATATACAAGTATGCCTACAAATAATGTTTGGGATCTTGATTCCAGAAAGGTGATTTATGCTTTTCAATGTCATTTCAGACCTGAAAAAATAGACGGAAATATTGACAATGAAACTTATGCTGTTATTAGAGCTTTGAATCTTAAAGTAAAAAAGATTAATGAAATGGATGAACGTTCTAAAGCTAATAACTTTCTTACTAATACATTCTTTACTAATATATTTATAAGCAATAACATAATAAGTACAAATTGGAACTACAATACAAATAGATCATTCAGGAAATAG
- a CDS encoding SAM-dependent methyltransferase: protein MLTVYIAARDIGNYKDNTERLKEVLIESDIVLVESFREATTLFKALNINKNKECLIEFSEHTKKSKDIDEIITKIINCKTVTLISDCGTPILEDPGRLLLEYCYAHNIKVRPVAGVSSVTAAIMCLPFNFKEFYYAGLLPRDDREREKKLSYLKRLNVPVIILDTPYRLGKVLNAIKKVYSKDKEIALCLDITMESEEIIIDRVSDICSKYQENKKREFVIVIS, encoded by the coding sequence ATGCTTACTGTTTACATTGCTGCAAGAGATATAGGTAACTATAAAGACAATACCGAAAGATTAAAAGAGGTTTTAATTGAAAGCGATATTGTTTTAGTTGAAAGCTTCAGAGAGGCCACTACACTTTTTAAAGCACTTAATATAAATAAAAATAAAGAATGCTTAATAGAGTTTAGCGAACATACAAAAAAATCTAAAGATATTGATGAAATAATTACAAAGATTATAAATTGCAAAACTGTTACCCTTATAAGTGATTGCGGCACTCCAATATTAGAAGATCCCGGAAGGCTTTTGCTTGAATATTGCTATGCTCATAATATAAAGGTACGTCCTGTAGCAGGTGTAAGCAGTGTTACAGCAGCTATTATGTGCTTGCCTTTTAATTTTAAAGAATTTTATTATGCTGGTCTTTTGCCTCGTGATGACAGAGAACGTGAAAAAAAATTATCATATTTAAAAAGATTAAATGTACCTGTTATCATATTAGATACACCATACAGATTAGGCAAAGTACTTAATGCAATCAAAAAAGTATATTCCAAAGATAAAGAAATAGCTTTATGTTTGGATATCACAATGGAAAGCGAAGAAATCATTATAGATAGAGTATCAGATATATGCAGTAAATATCAGGAAAACAAAAAAAGAGAATTTGTAATAGTTATAAGCTGA
- a CDS encoding restriction endonuclease has translation MALLKTREYFKYVLRFFYEINEAVHRSKIYEKIKEYTNPSEEDLKLVKGNGYFKFNDRVDWSLTYLKKAQLIENIERGVYQITDFGKKFYEENPNFDFKTLKEKTPYLENSKNNSDDDDIEEIEDENRNEIEKSIEEYYESVEKDILDRLQSMGDNNVDKGTKFENICLELLEKMGYGKKYRTGGSGDRGIDGTLTMDKFGFDMIGIQCKCYKENNKVNDTEITKFAHGLKNVNGINRGIFITTSDYTPQAKKVVEELKDVKIILINGYRLAKYMREYEVGVKVLETRNIYDVII, from the coding sequence ATGGCACTTTTAAAGACAAGAGAATATTTTAAATATGTATTAAGATTTTTCTATGAAATTAATGAAGCAGTACATAGAAGTAAAATATATGAAAAAATAAAAGAATATACTAATCCTTCTGAAGAAGATTTAAAACTAGTAAAAGGAAATGGATATTTCAAATTTAATGATAGAGTTGATTGGTCATTGACTTATCTTAAAAAAGCTCAATTAATAGAAAATATAGAAAGGGGCGTATATCAAATAACCGACTTCGGTAAAAAATTCTATGAAGAAAATCCGAACTTTGATTTCAAAACATTAAAAGAAAAAACTCCTTATTTAGAAAACAGCAAAAATAATTCAGATGATGATGACATAGAGGAAATAGAAGATGAAAACAGAAATGAAATAGAAAAGAGTATCGAAGAGTATTATGAAAGTGTAGAGAAAGATATACTTGATCGTTTGCAGTCTATGGGTGATAACAATGTTGATAAGGGTACTAAATTTGAAAATATATGTTTAGAACTGCTTGAAAAAATGGGGTATGGTAAAAAGTACAGAACAGGCGGAAGCGGCGACAGAGGAATTGATGGCACTCTTACTATGGATAAATTCGGTTTTGATATGATAGGAATACAATGCAAATGCTACAAAGAAAATAATAAAGTTAATGATACCGAAATAACTAAATTTGCTCATGGGCTTAAAAATGTTAATGGTATAAACAGAGGAATTTTTATAACCACTTCAGATTATACTCCTCAGGCTAAAAAAGTTGTAGAAGAATTAAAAGATGTAAAAATAATTTTGATTAATGGATACAGACTTGCTAAATATATGCGTGAATATGAAGTGGGAGTGAAAGTACTTGAAACAAGAAATATTTATGATGTTATAATTTAG
- a CDS encoding CAP domain-containing protein: MKYCKKAYLILLSLILFTQISFAQNNDEANQLFKLINDERKKSGLNEYKAETQLQNAANQRVKEIANGIRKSTALKDNNIQFASYSEGSIIADMTADEVFAQMLKSQRNLILNNKFTHAAASVYENNGKKYWVMIYVVSRNDSIVKQELNIQKERERVVELCNEARKQNNISVNLVLDTKLSEAAQKRAEELIKLFSHTRPNRTDFSTVLKEYNITYKTAGENIANGQFDADDVMKSWLKSPGHRANILQKNFGKIGVGVFEYNGRLYWVQVFTN, from the coding sequence ATGAAATATTGTAAAAAAGCATATTTAATATTATTAAGTTTGATACTTTTTACTCAAATATCTTTTGCTCAAAATAATGATGAAGCCAATCAATTATTTAAATTAATAAATGATGAAAGAAAAAAATCAGGCCTTAATGAATACAAAGCAGAAACTCAATTACAAAATGCTGCTAATCAAAGAGTAAAAGAAATAGCAAATGGAATAAGAAAATCTACTGCTTTAAAAGATAATAATATACAATTTGCTTCATACTCTGAAGGTTCCATAATTGCAGATATGACAGCTGATGAAGTATTTGCTCAAATGCTTAAATCACAAAGAAATTTAATACTAAACAATAAATTCACTCATGCTGCTGCTTCTGTATATGAGAATAATGGCAAAAAATATTGGGTTATGATTTATGTAGTATCAAGAAATGACAGCATAGTAAAACAGGAATTAAATATACAAAAAGAGAGAGAAAGAGTTGTTGAATTATGCAATGAGGCTAGAAAGCAAAATAATATATCTGTTAATTTAGTCTTAGATACTAAATTAAGCGAAGCTGCACAGAAAAGAGCCGAAGAATTAATAAAATTATTCTCGCATACAAGACCGAACAGAACAGACTTTTCTACAGTATTAAAAGAATATAATATCACTTACAAAACAGCAGGTGAAAATATAGCCAACGGACAATTTGATGCTGATGATGTTATGAAGTCTTGGCTTAAATCACCCGGACACAGAGCAAATATACTTCAAAAGAATTTCGGTAAAATAGGTGTTGGTGTATTTGAATATAATGGCAGATTATATTGGGTGCAGGTATTTACTAACTAA
- a CDS encoding NAD-dependent epimerase/dehydratase family protein, with protein MKYIIALTGATGNMGLETLRQLMEIEDIELVKVLVRKESKKAGEKFKKQYGKRVEIIPGYLYERDDCEKLLKDCHYVLNLAAVIPPKSDKYPKLAHLTNFVGVKHIVDILEAMDKNKRPKLVHISTVALYGNRNEKHPWGRVGDPLLISPYDAYSFSKLKGERYVLDSSLENRAIIRQTAMLHSRMLTDNMSDGLMFHTCYNAPLEWATARDSGLLMKRIIEEDIKGNLDDYFWKGCFNLGSKAENRLIGYDTFNDGFKLIGGSTKTYMKPNWNATRNFHGLWYYDGYKLEELFSYQKESVTDYWNEIGKTHWYYSLGKIVPPSLISFFAIQRLLPHPNSPTYWRRNGEDGKIIATFGSLENFDNLPKKWENFNLLFENKDSEGNYIDYKALLDIKNAKLLNHGYDESKKDSEIDLEDLKKAAEFRGGKLLSTSMTKGDLHTKLKWACAEGHEFEASPFTVIKAGHWCEECMPDYTWNFDMLAKKNPFFAQVWYDSHKEDENMLYYFDEDFKAHHKKIDQ; from the coding sequence ATGAAATATATAATAGCTTTAACAGGTGCCACAGGAAATATGGGACTTGAAACTTTAAGACAATTAATGGAAATAGAAGATATTGAGCTTGTAAAGGTTCTTGTAAGAAAGGAAAGTAAAAAAGCAGGAGAGAAATTTAAAAAACAATACGGAAAAAGGGTAGAGATAATACCAGGTTATTTATATGAAAGAGATGACTGCGAGAAATTATTGAAAGATTGTCATTATGTACTTAATCTTGCTGCAGTGATACCTCCAAAATCTGATAAATACCCAAAACTAGCACATCTTACAAACTTTGTTGGAGTTAAGCATATAGTAGATATATTAGAGGCGATGGATAAAAATAAACGCCCTAAACTTGTACATATATCAACAGTAGCACTTTATGGCAATAGAAATGAAAAACACCCTTGGGGCAGAGTAGGTGATCCATTATTAATAAGTCCTTATGATGCATATTCTTTTTCAAAATTAAAAGGCGAAAGATATGTACTTGATTCATCATTAGAAAATAGAGCAATAATAAGACAAACTGCAATGCTTCATAGCAGAATGCTTACTGATAATATGAGCGACGGACTAATGTTCCATACTTGCTATAATGCACCGCTTGAATGGGCTACTGCAAGAGACAGCGGTTTATTAATGAAAAGAATTATTGAAGAGGATATAAAAGGCAATTTAGATGATTATTTCTGGAAAGGCTGTTTCAATTTGGGAAGCAAGGCAGAAAATAGACTTATTGGTTATGATACATTTAATGACGGATTCAAACTCATAGGCGGATCAACTAAAACATATATGAAGCCTAATTGGAATGCTACAAGAAATTTCCATGGACTTTGGTATTATGATGGATACAAACTTGAAGAATTATTCTCTTATCAGAAAGAGTCAGTTACAGATTATTGGAATGAAATAGGAAAAACTCATTGGTATTATTCATTAGGAAAGATAGTACCTCCTTCTTTAATATCATTCTTTGCTATACAAAGGCTTTTACCTCATCCTAATTCACCTACATATTGGAGAAGAAACGGAGAAGACGGTAAGATCATAGCTACATTCGGAAGTTTAGAAAATTTTGATAATCTGCCAAAGAAATGGGAGAATTTTAATTTATTATTTGAGAATAAAGACTCAGAAGGAAATTATATAGATTATAAGGCTTTGCTTGATATAAAGAATGCCAAACTTCTTAATCATGGCTATGATGAAAGTAAAAAAGACAGTGAGATTGATTTAGAAGATCTTAAAAAAGCGGCAGAGTTCAGAGGCGGAAAACTTTTAAGCACTAGCATGACTAAAGGCGATTTGCATACAAAATTAAAATGGGCTTGTGCAGAAGGTCATGAATTTGAGGCTTCTCCATTCACAGTTATAAAGGCTGGTCATTGGTGTGAAGAATGTATGCCTGATTATACTTGGAATTTTGATATGCTTGCTAAGAAAAATCCTTTCTTTGCTCAGGTTTGGTATGACTCACATAAAGAAGATGAGAATATGCTTTATTATTTTGATGAGGATTTTAAGGCACATCATAAGAAAATTGATCAATAA
- a CDS encoding EFR1 family ferrodoxin (N-terminal region resembles flavodoxins. C-terminal ferrodoxin region binds two 4Fe-4S clusters.) has protein sequence MSENKKAVIYCFSGTGNTEKAAKEYKKIFEENGVETLLYNVGDNFDNMPNPKDYDYVGLAYPIHGFNAPYPIFDLIKLFPKLDKKKIFIIKTSGEPLTINNISSEPLMARLKPKGYILTNEYHYIMPYNIIFRHTDEFAAKMWKTAKALCVIEANEVLQGKECFLKKFPFGRLIAFLFRIEHPAMKVNGNLFRVKKICTHCNLCVKKCPVNNIYNDEKGNIKFKNKCVMCTSCAFRCPVDAISIGILNFWRVNGVYKFENPPTGIKGKHDNYCKKAYDRYFADADKKIHSYIDNAEEEYKQKSYYKNIENYIS, from the coding sequence ATGTCAGAAAATAAAAAAGCTGTGATATATTGTTTTTCAGGAACCGGAAACACTGAAAAGGCAGCTAAAGAATATAAAAAAATATTTGAAGAAAATGGTGTTGAAACTTTACTTTATAATGTAGGCGATAATTTTGATAATATGCCTAATCCTAAAGATTATGATTATGTAGGACTTGCTTATCCTATACATGGCTTCAATGCACCTTATCCCATTTTTGATTTAATAAAATTATTTCCAAAGCTAGATAAAAAGAAGATATTTATTATAAAAACTTCCGGAGAGCCTTTAACAATTAATAACATTTCTTCAGAGCCTTTAATGGCAAGATTAAAACCAAAAGGTTATATACTTACTAATGAATATCATTATATAATGCCTTATAATATAATATTCAGACATACTGATGAGTTTGCCGCTAAGATGTGGAAAACTGCTAAGGCTTTATGCGTTATAGAGGCTAATGAAGTTTTACAAGGCAAAGAATGTTTTTTAAAGAAATTTCCATTCGGCAGATTAATAGCATTTTTATTCAGAATAGAGCATCCTGCCATGAAAGTTAATGGTAATTTGTTCAGAGTAAAAAAGATTTGCACTCATTGTAATTTGTGCGTGAAAAAATGTCCTGTTAATAATATTTATAATGATGAAAAAGGAAATATCAAATTCAAAAATAAATGCGTAATGTGTACAAGCTGTGCCTTCAGATGTCCTGTTGATGCCATTAGTATAGGTATATTAAATTTCTGGAGAGTTAATGGAGTTTATAAATTTGAGAATCCTCCTACAGGAATAAAAGGCAAACATGACAATTACTGCAAAAAAGCCTATGACAGATATTTTGCAGATGCCGACAAAAAAATACATTCTTACATTGATAATGCTGAAGAAGAATATAAACAAAAATCATATTATAAAAACATAGAGAATTATATATCATAA